One Thermorudis peleae genomic window, CCAATTTCTTGAGCACGCTGCTCAAGGATATTGGCAGCCTTGTGGAGAATCGCGGAACGCTGTGGCCCTGAGGTCCGGCGCCAGGTTTTGAACGCCTCCGCTGCCGCTTCAACCGCGCGATTCACGTCCTCGGCTGTGGACCGCGGGAAAAGACCAAGAATTTCACGGGTATCGGCCGGATTTTCATCGGGTCGCACCTCATTGCCGCTTGGCTCGACCCACTCGCCGCCAATGTAGTTCTTGTACTGTTGCGCAACCGTTGTCGTCATGTTCGCCCTGCCTCCCCTACCAATGTTGACCCACAACGGGCACGGACAGCGATTGCATTTCCTGTCGAAGGTCCATGATAACGCGATCGGGACGAAGGGGAACGGGAAGCCGGCTTGCGGACGGGATACCGGCAGCTGTGGCAATGCTGGCAATCAGCGGATCCGGCGTCACGACCTGGAGCTGACTGGTTGTCTCTATACTTTGCTCAACCAGCAGGCTCAATGCCGGGAGATCATCCCACGTCAGCGCATTGGGCTGGACCAACAGCACGAGCGTCCGCCGCGGCCGCTGCTGCAGATATTCGCGGAGTAACGGCACATCATCGCGATGCCGCACCAGCACAATTTCACGGGGCGGTGGATGCCGTAACTCTTCAACGATCGCGAGCACAATGATTTTCAACGCAGCCAGCGTCGGCACGGCCAGGAGCAGGCCAAGGAAACCAGCCAAACTCGCCCCAGCCAGCACAGCAAAGATAACCAGCACGGGATGAAGGCGGATAAAGTGGCCAACCAGTTGCGGAATCACGAACTGGTCTTCCAGGATGCGCAGGGCAAAGTAGATCGCAGCGATCACCAGCGCCAGCTCAAGCGAGGACCAGCCGAACGGTGCCGTTCCTTGCGCCAAGGCCACGATCACTGCCGTTGCGCCCGCAATCCAGGGGCCAACAAACGGCACCAGTTCAAGCACACCAGTTGCAAACGCTAACGCGAGCGCATAGCGCACCTGGAGCACTGTCAGGGCGATGAAGCTGGCCGTTGTCATGATCAGGAGCAGCAACAACTGCGTGCGGATATACGCGCCAAACGTGGCATTCACCTGCGAGAGAATGCGGTGGATCGTGCGCTGGTACCGCCGCGGGGCAAGACGACGCAGGTGTGCGATCAATTGCCGCCCATGCAGGAGGAAGTAGAAGCTTGAGACAGCGAAGACGAAAAACTTGATGACGACTTCGAAGGTCGCAAGCACAATCGGTACCGCTTGTGTACCGAAGCGCTCCGCCAGGGCTTGTGTGACGGCAACAAGCCGTTGCGAGATCATTTCCGTACTAATAGCAATCTCCCCGAAACGGAGGAACGGCAGATTGGTCAGTCGTTGTTGGGCTTGTTCGATCACATTCGGCAAGAACTTGAAGAAGGCTTGAACCTGAGAAGCAAACGCCGGAACCAGCAGAAAGCCAGCCAGCACAAGGAGGCCGAGGAAAACAACGTAGAGCAGCAGGATGATCAAGACGCGTGGTAAGACTGTCTTGCGCTCGAGCCAGTCAACAAGGGGGTGGAGCACGTATGCAAAAATTGCCGCGAGGATAAATGGCGTGAGGATCGAGCTGACCTGGAGCAGGACATAGCCCCCGACCAGGATCGCGATCCCAAGAATGACCATGAGCCCAGGCGATGTGCGGATCCGTTCAAAGGCGTCCATGTGTCTCTCGGATGTCCTTACGTCCAGCAGCCGCAATACCGCAAGATAACTCTATCAAACTTGTCCGCGATTCGTACGCTACCGAAGCGACACGCGACGCAAGCGAGACGATGCACGAACCTGCGGCGTCCGCCGAACCTCGGGGAGCATGCCACTGGTCAATACTGCGGCCAGCGCAAGGGCAAGGGTAACAAGAAACAGGACAAGAAAGCCAAAGTGATCAAGCAGCACACCACCGAGTGGAGGAGTGAGCGAGACAAGAGCAATAGCAGTGTTCGAAAGGCCGATAAAGGCTGGGCGTGTCGTTGGTTCCGCAATCTCCAGCGGATAGGTGAGGTTCGTCAGCCCCTGGCCACTGAGGACAGCTCCGTAGAGCGCGAAGATCAAGCTATAGAACAATAGGATCACAGGCGGATCGCTCACCGGCAATCGATCAGCGATGACCGTCCAGCTCAGTAACGGCGGGAGCGCGAGTGCCAGAAGGGGCATGAGCGCACGGAGGAGCGCAATGAGCTGGAGCGCTAGCCGATTTCCCCATCGCTCAACGATCCACCCCCAGACTGGGCTACTGGCAAACCGGCACGCCGCCATGATCATCAGGGCAAGCCCAAGAAACTGAGCAGGCGCCCCGAGAACGAGCTGCGCATAGATAAGAAAAAAGGGATCAGCGAGACTCGCGAGGGTTACCAGCGTACGGTAGCTCAGAAACCGGCGGAATGCCGACTGTCGCAGGACGATTGGCAAATCCGCGACCCAGCTTTGGACTGGCTCAGCCGTTTGCATAGACGGGCGACGCCGCAGCGGCGGATCGCTCACCCGTGCACCGGCGTAGCTCGCTAACGCAAGCGCAGCAAAGCTTGCAAGAAAAATCGTGCCGTACGCAGCGCGTGTTGCGCCCTGCGCGTTGCTCACGGCACGCGCTACGAGGAGGCCAGCTAGGAACGCAAGAGCACTGCCCCACACGTTGCGCTGGCTAAAAAAACGGGCACGGACATCGGCAGGAATCGCGCGGGTAAGCTGTTCGACGAGCGGGACAAACGCGAAGCCAGCCGCAAGATTGTAGATGGCGTAGGCAAGCGGGATCAGCCAG contains:
- a CDS encoding AI-2E family transporter, whose product is MDAFERIRTSPGLMVILGIAILVGGYVLLQVSSILTPFILAAIFAYVLHPLVDWLERKTVLPRVLIILLLYVVFLGLLVLAGFLLVPAFASQVQAFFKFLPNVIEQAQQRLTNLPFLRFGEIAISTEMISQRLVAVTQALAERFGTQAVPIVLATFEVVIKFFVFAVSSFYFLLHGRQLIAHLRRLAPRRYQRTIHRILSQVNATFGAYIRTQLLLLLIMTTASFIALTVLQVRYALALAFATGVLELVPFVGPWIAGATAVIVALAQGTAPFGWSSLELALVIAAIYFALRILEDQFVIPQLVGHFIRLHPVLVIFAVLAGASLAGFLGLLLAVPTLAALKIIVLAIVEELRHPPPREIVLVRHRDDVPLLREYLQQRPRRTLVLLVQPNALTWDDLPALSLLVEQSIETTSQLQVVTPDPLIASIATAAGIPSASRLPVPLRPDRVIMDLRQEMQSLSVPVVGQHW
- a CDS encoding MFS transporter — protein: MHEPASPGRRETTRARTRRDVVFGIANGALLVLGDTLIHPTLVLAPLISELGGSNVLAGLMPAINTGFWLLPQAVAAAVIQRRRRLRAWAGWPGLLRAWAILPLGLVALVGAQQHVLLWLIPLAYAIYNLAAGFAFVPLVEQLTRAIPADVRARFFSQRNVWGSALAFLAGLLVARAVSNAQGATRAAYGTIFLASFAALALASYAGARVSDPPLRRRPSMQTAEPVQSWVADLPIVLRQSAFRRFLSYRTLVTLASLADPFFLIYAQLVLGAPAQFLGLALMIMAACRFASSPVWGWIVERWGNRLALQLIALLRALMPLLALALPPLLSWTVIADRLPVSDPPVILLFYSLIFALYGAVLSGQGLTNLTYPLEIAEPTTRPAFIGLSNTAIALVSLTPPLGGVLLDHFGFLVLFLVTLALALAAVLTSGMLPEVRRTPQVRASSRLRRVSLR